In a single window of the Spodoptera frugiperda isolate SF20-4 chromosome 19, AGI-APGP_CSIRO_Sfru_2.0, whole genome shotgun sequence genome:
- the LOC118281130 gene encoding uncharacterized protein LOC118281130 codes for MGAKTPEQVTKQRTVKCDVCGRKFVNLQALISHKKFLHTKTETPRRAALKKREDARLPKKKVIPVNMLKRVNPQTPAKTPVKTVDEKAPILAGKDLNQVKKPHFECPVCFKKFPVYFTAFRHIQKNASCCVDGKGNKVPANSTDLVKPIRVEICMSCDDETRSTETHDCPKAPSNIDLYECLGCKQVFNGLQLFQHHVKGLHSDGAQNYFFPSRKEFTSWKKSLHGQTKIEFAQLNRQKAKEVYHCSHQPAKVTENTQLCPSMIIARTYSKGIHISYLKDHCGHTVDSTPLKQYSEYSISLYPREMELKELSDDSDLYVEFKNIIMSVAHDAIKADMSTLKELIGKALEMASLLKHLKNSDHSATSVKKKLSDDQISKTLDSLQTRTGKRKQVIEVKETKREVPKRIKRNSTVTEDTVENSITSKAKVTTQAKSVTFKNTTKNNDNKSDSELSQTDTEDSLKTILTASEATTKKADDSSETSSLRTEDDRKDEPLRSAVQSPSFNDSYMNFVGQNFRSSLEASTPKVRPNIRKKEIMKTKIGQFKAKSLSPKQPISPKSPKEVKSKEVIKESVSTKKWSTKDLKYEVKQQENDYNILILKI; via the exons ATGGGGGCTAAAACACCTGAACAAGTAACCAAACAACGTACAGTGAAATGTGACGTTTGTGGGCGAAAATTTGTTAATCTTCAGGCGTTGATTTCTCATAAGAAATTTTTGCATACAAAGACTGAAACACCGAGGCGGGCAGCGTTGAAAAAGCGAGAAGATGCTAGGCTACCTAAGAAGAAGGTTATTCCAGTGAATATGTTGAAAAGAGTTAATCCTCAGACGCCGGCGAAAACACCGGTGAAAACTGTCGATGAAAAGGCACCAATTTTAGCGGGAAAAGACTTGAATCAGGTGAAAAAGCCTCATTTCGAGTGTCCTGTGTGTTTCAAGAAGTTCCCCGTGTACTTTACTGCGTTCAGACACATCCAGAAGAACGCATCTTGCTGCGTTGACGGAAAAGGAAATAAAGT CCCTGCGAACTCAACAGACCTAGTAAAACCAATCCGCGTAGAAATCTGCATGTCCTGTGATGATGAGACGCGGTCGACAGAAACACACGACTGTCCGAAGGCACCGAGTAACATAGACCTGTACGAGTGTTTGGGATGTAAACAGGTTTTCAATGGACTCCAGTTGTTTCAGCACCATGTTAAAGGATTGCATTCTGACGGTGCACAGAATTATTTCTTTCCTAGTCGTAAAG AATTCACATCATGGAAGAAAAGTTTACATGGACAAACTAAAATCGAATTCGCACAGCTTAACCGACaaaaagcgaaagaagtataccATTGTTCGCACCAACCTGCCAAAGTGACTGAGAATACACAGCTGTGCCCATCGATGATAATAGCCCGAACATATAGTAAAGGGATCCACATATCCTACTTAAAAGACCACTGCGGTCATACCGTAGACAGCACACCGTTGAAACAGTACTCCGAATACTCAATATCCTTATATCCTAGAGAAATGGAACTGAAAGAACTGTCTGATGACTCCGATCTATACGTAgagttcaaaaatattataatgtccgTAGCACATGATGCTATTAAAGCGGACATGTCAACGTTAAAAGAATTAATAGGTAAAGCTCTAGAAATGGCTTCTCTGTTAAAGCATTTGAAGAATAGTGATCATAGTGCCACTTCGGTCAAGAAAAAGTTGTCCGATGACCAAATTTCTAAGACTTTAGACAGTTTGCAGACACGGACAGGGAAACGCAAACAAGTTATAGAAGTAAAAGAGACTAAAAGAGAAGTACCGAAAAGAATAAAAAGGAACTCTACGGTTACAGAAGATACGGTTGAAAATAGCATAACAAGTAAAGCTAAAGTTACAACGCAAGCTAAATCtgtaacgtttaaaaatacaacTAAGAATAATGATAACAAAAGTGACTCAGAGCTATCACAGACTGACACCGAAGAttcattaaaaactatattGACAGCAAGCGAAGCAACAACGAAGAAAGCGGATGACTCCTCAGAAACATCATCTTTAAGAACAGAGGATGACAGAAAAGATGAACCGTTAAGATCTGCGGTCCAATCTCCATCTTTCAACGATTCATACATGAATTTCGTTGGCCAAAATTTCAGATCAAGTCTAGAAGCCAGTACGCCTAAAGTAAGACCTAATATTAggaaaaaagaaattatgaagACTAAAATTGGACAGTTTAAAGCTAAGAGTCTGTCTCCTAAACAACCCATTTCACCGAAGTCGCCTAAGGAAGTTAAAAGTAAAGAAGTTATTAAAGAAAGTGTCTCTACAAAAAAATGGTCCACTAAAGATTTGAAATATGAAGTTAAGCAACAGGAAAATGACTATAATATTCTAATATTGAAGATTTAA
- the LOC118281002 gene encoding WD repeat domain-containing protein 83, with protein sequence MVEMTELTTLSTIKCKQQVVRAVRFNVDGTYCLTCGADKKIKLWNPHRQILLKTYGGHGNEVLDAAGSCDSSQIISCSTDKSVILWDVTTGQPLRRYRGHAGPVTCIKYNEESTMAVSGSIDNTVCFWDVISRRQEPVQVLKDAKDTITSIQVTDHEVLTTSVDSHIRLYDIRVGKMISDYIGHIVTYGNLTRDGQCYILSCADNTIKLFDKETGELLNTFMGHECIDYLLENAVNEKDSHIICGSATGEVFYYDLISSKCTQKLRHSDNKPVVSLNHHPTDNFLITACEDEIKLWGVQAMEE encoded by the coding sequence atggttGAAATGACTGAACTAACAACTTTATCGACTATAAAATGCAAGCAGCAAGTAGTCCGCGCCGTCAGGTTCAACGTGGACGGAACTTACTGCCTCACATGTGGCGCAGACAAGAAAATAAAGCTTTGGAACCCGCATCGACAAATACTGTTAAAAACCTATGGAGGACATGGAAACGAGGTATTAGACGCGGCCGGATCCTGTGATAGCAGTCAAATAATATCGTGTAGTACAGATAAATCGGTTATATTATGGGACGTGACGACTGGACAACCTTTACGGCGATACCGCGGCCACGCAGGCCCTGTAACTTGCATAAAATACAACGAAGAATCAACAATGGCAGTCTCAGGATCTATAGACAATACTGTATGTTTTTGGGACGTGATCAGCCGTAGACAAGAACCGGTACAAGTTTTAAAAGATGCAAAGGACACGATCACATCTATACAGGTTACAGACCATGAAGTTTTGACTACATCCGTGGATAGCCATATAAGATTGTATGATATTCGTGTTGGAAAGATGATTTCTGATTACATCGGACATATTGTGACCTACGGAAACCTGACAAGAGACGGCCAATGTTATATACTAAGCTGTGCcgataatacaataaaattatttgataagGAAACCGGGGAATTATTAAACACTTTTATGGGACATGAATGTATAGATTATTTGCTAGAAAATGCAGTTAATGAGAAAGATAGTCATATAATATGTGGGTCTGCGACCGGTGAAGTTTTTTATTATGATCTAATAAGTAGTAAATGTACGCAGAAGTTGCGGCATAGTGATAATAAACCGGTTGTGTCTTTGAACCATCATCCAActgataactttttaattactgCTTGTGAAGATGAAATCAAGTTGTGGGGGGTTCAGGCAATGGAAGAATAG